Proteins co-encoded in one Salvia splendens isolate huo1 chromosome 4, SspV2, whole genome shotgun sequence genomic window:
- the LOC121799392 gene encoding AP2-like ethylene-responsive transcription factor At1g16060, with protein MVKLGQQKPGNASIPVNNPGTKVKRTRKTIPRDSPPKRSSVYRGVTRHRWTGRFEAHLWDKNCWNEAQNKKGRQVYLGAYDDEEAAAHAYDLAALKYWGQDTILNFPLSTYQNEILGMDGQSREEYIGSLRRKSSGFSRGVSKYRGVARHHHNGRWEARIGRVFGNKYLYLGTYATQEEAAIAYDMAAIEYRGLNAVTNFDLSRYIKWLRPNNNNNNNDTSSDQSLNLEYSGGALTSPQLLQPASDATSSQPHHPTTATSALGLLLQSSKFKEMMEMTLAAEYPSTPTLSDPDPPQCTIPDDIKTYFESNDFSEYNEQGDDIFGELFMQPMVQFDSMLNAEDLVL; from the exons atggTGAAGTTGGGTCAGCAGAAACCGGGTAACGCCTCAATTCCGGTGAATAATCCCGGGACTAAGGTAAAACGCACTAGGAAAACCATCCCTCGAGACTCCCCACCCAAGCGCAGCTCGGTTTATCGTGGCGTTACAAG GCACCGATGGACTGGTCGGTTTGAAGCACATTTGTGGGACAAGAACTGCTGGAATGAGGCACAGAACAAGAAAGGCAGACAAG TGTATCTTG GTGcttatgatgatgaagaagcAGCTGCACATGCCTATGACTTGGCTGCTCTCAAGTATTGGGGTCAAGACACTATCCTCAATTTTCCG ttgtctACTTATCAGAATGAGATTTTGGGCATGGATGGGCAGTCTAGAGAAGAATATATTGGATCATTGAGAAG AAAAAGCAGTGGATTTTCGAGGGGAGTATCTAAATATAGAGGCGTGGCAAG ACATCATCACAATGGAAGATGGGAAGCTCGAATTGGGAGGGTTTTTGGGAACAAATACCTTTATCTTGGAACATATG CTACACAAGAAGAGGCCGCCATCGCATACGACATGGCAGCCATCGAGTACCGCGGCCTCAACGCTGTCACAAATTTTGATCTTAGCCGTTACATAAAATGGCTCAGAcctaacaataacaataacaacaaCGACACAAGCTCAGACCAAAGCTTAAACCTTGAGTACTCAGGAGGCGCCCTAACCTCCCCACAACTCCTCCAACCGGCCTCAGACGCCACGTCATCCCAGCCACATCATCCCACCACCGCCACCTCAGCCCTCGGTCTCCTGCTTCAGTCTTCAAAATTCAAGGAGATGATGGAAATGACACTGGCTGCAGAGTACCCTTCCACTCCTACACTAAGTGATCCTGATCCACCACAGTGCACCATTCCGGACGACATAAAAACGTATTTCGAATCGAACGATTTTAGTGAGTATAACGAGCAAGGAGATGATATATTCGGGGAGCTCTTCATGCAGCCTATGGTGCAGTTTGATTCAATGCTCAATGCTGAAGATTTGGTGTTATAA
- the LOC121799391 gene encoding LOW QUALITY PROTEIN: histone-lysine N-methyltransferase ASHR3-like (The sequence of the model RefSeq protein was modified relative to this genomic sequence to represent the inferred CDS: inserted 1 base in 1 codon), with amino-acid sequence MPCLSNLINSPPSALPDLKPILYDKAELQQGPIANGLNPEFHNPPSFDEDGGGDIHTKIPKLQWLFLVGAPKLIQCGVCRSGVYPEEKILCTVRGCKGVFHLICAKESLGFSSSKENQFKCPQHACFLCKQKNHLWRCIRCLVASHDKCAAFPEHVVRIPNQPGEVICWKHPTDWRLEKHEVPANITKDIFSLLPLPYTEQEFKIDINWKDQAETKLEPRSYVHIKRNVYLVKRKRNSIDTDIGCTNCNQCSDGCVCRVQCISCSKACRAPKXCKNRPFQKGKKIQIVKTELCGWGVVAAESISKGDFIVEYVGEVISDASCEKRLWDMKDQDAKNFYMCEINKDFVIDATFKGNESRFLNHSCAPNCKLEKWQVEGETRVGIFASRLIEVGEPLTYDYRFVQFGPEVECHCGAPNCGGYLGTKRKIVFSQATKTKLELHVSWGPKRQRSSKKIVVVTN; translated from the exons ATGCCATGTCTTAGCAATCTCATCAATTCACCGCCTTCAGCTTTACCAGACCTCAAGCCCATTCTCTATGATAAAGCAGAATTGCAGCAAGGACCAATTGCCAATGGTCTCAATCCGGAATTCCACAATCCGCCTTCCTTCGATGAAGATGGAGGAGGGGACATCCACACCAAAATTCCCAAGCTCCAGTGGCTCTTCCTCGTCGGTGCTCCCAAATTG ATTCAGTGTGGTGTTTGCCGAAGTGGAGTCTACCCTGAGGAGAAGATATTGTGCACTGTTCGTGGTTGCAAGGGTGTTTTTCACCTAATATGTGCTAAAGAGAGTCTGGGTTTTTCATCCTCAAAGGAAAATCAGTTTAAGTGCCCTCAACAT GCTTGTTTTCTTTGTAAGCAAAAAAATCATTTGTGGCGATGCATAAGATGCCTGGTAGCAAGTCATGATAAATGTGCTGCGTTTCCAGAGCATGTGGTCCGCATTCCTAACCAGCCAGGTGAAGTTATATGTTGGAAGCATCCTACTGATTGGCGTCTAGAGAAG CATGAGGTTCCTGCAAATATCACGAAG GATATATTTTCTCTATTGCCTCTTCCATATACTGAGCAGGAGTTCAAAATTGACATAAATTGGAAAGATCAGGCGGAAACTAAGTTGGAGCCACGTTCATATGTTCACATCAAACGAA ATGTATACCTTGTAAAGAGAAAACGCAATAGTATTGATACTGATATTGGATGCACAAACTGCAACCAATGCTCTGATGGTTGTGTATGCAG GGTTCAGTGCATCAGCTGCTCAAAAGCTTGTCGTGCTCCAA ACTGTAAAAACCGGCCCTTTcagaaaggaaagaaaatacAGATTGTGAAG ACGGAGCTCTGTGGTTGGGGTGTAGTGGCTGCTGAATCAATCAGTAAAGGAGATTTCATAGTAGAATATGTTGGAGAAG TAATTAGTGATGCCTCGTGTGAAAAAAGGCTGTGGGACATGAAAGACCAGGATGCTAAGAACTTCTATATGTGTGAAATTAATAAGGACTTTGTGATTGATGCGACATTCAAGGGAAATGAATCTCGGTTTCTAAATCACAGTTGTGCCCCTAACTGTAAACTGGAGAAGTG GCAGGTTGAAGGGGAGACACGCGTTGGTATTTTTGCTTCCAGATTAATTGAAGTTGGAGAACCACTGACCTACGACTACCG ATTTGTACAATTTGGGCCGGAGGTTGAGTGTCATTGCGGAGCTCCAAACTGCGGTGGCTACCTCGGAACCAAAAGGAAGATCGTGTTTTCCCAAGCTACAAAAACCAAGCTGGAATTGCACGTATCGTGGGGTCCTAAAAGACAGAGGTCTTCTAAGAAGATAGTGGTAGTTACAAATTGA